In one Maniola hyperantus chromosome 6, iAphHyp1.2, whole genome shotgun sequence genomic region, the following are encoded:
- the LOC138402474 gene encoding mucin-4-like, with protein MSFKEPKGLVRQHLPVCVCVTVNTKLDPTCPVLTAHSSRTHDATCPVLTAHSSRTHDATCPVLTAHSSRTHDATCPVLTAHSSRTHDATCPVLTAHSSRTHDATCPVLTAHSSRTHDATCPVLTAHSSRTHDATCPVLTAHSSRTCAHTTRRGAQIEAAIP; from the exons ATGAG TTTTAAAGAGCCTAAAGGGCTCGTCCGACAGCACCTCCCCGTCTGCGTCTGCGTCACGGTAAACACGAAGCTAGATC CGACGTGCCccgtgctcactgctcactcgTCGCGCACACACGACGCGACGTGCCccgtgctcactgctcactcgTCGCGCACACACGACGCGACGTGCCccgtgctcactgctcactcgTCGCGCACACACGACGCGACGTGCCccgtgctcactgctcactcgTCGCGCACACACGACGCGACGTGCCccgtgctcactgctcactcgTCGCGCACACACGACGCGACGTGCCccgtgctcactgctcactcgTCGCGCACACACGACGCGACGTGCCccgtgctcactgctcactcgTCGCGCACACACGACGCGACGTGCCccgtgctcactgctcactcgTCGCGCACGTGCGCACACACGACGCGACGCGGCGCCCAAATTGAAGCCGCTATTCCgtag